Proteins from a single region of Candidatus Puniceispirillum marinum IMCC1322:
- a CDS encoding HD domain-containing protein has product MNLERAIQIAVEAHAGAKDRGGKAYILHPISVMMRCETDEEKIVAILHDVVEDTDWTFEALREEGFTETIIEALKTVTKHSEDEDYDEFVQRSLKNEIGRKVKIADLRENLDVTRIGELTDKDIERINKYKRALKTLTEC; this is encoded by the coding sequence ATGAATCTAGAAAGAGCAATTCAAATTGCAGTGGAAGCACACGCAGGAGCAAAAGATAGGGGTGGCAAAGCATACATCCTTCACCCAATAAGCGTAATGATGCGATGCGAAACAGATGAAGAAAAGATAGTCGCAATCTTGCATGATGTTGTTGAAGATACTGATTGGACTTTTGAGGCACTTCGTGAGGAAGGGTTTACAGAAACGATTATCGAAGCACTAAAAACTGTTACCAAGCACTCTGAAGACGAAGACTATGACGAGTTTGTTCAGCGTTCTTTGAAAAATGAGATTGGACGCAAAGTTAAGATTGCTGATTTAAGAGAAAATCTTGATGTTACCCGTATCGGTGAACTTACCGACAAAGATATTGAGCGCATCAACAAATACAAACGAGCACTTAAGACTTTGACAGAGTGTTAG
- a CDS encoding recombinase family protein — MEIGYARTSTDHQKYSLEDQIEKLTQTGCEKIFSEEVSSVSNKRPEFSKAIEFARDGDTLVVTTLSRFARSICDLWKNVEKLEAKGVSFKILDMNLDTKTPTGKLLLSMLGAVYQFEREILLERQMVGIEKAKREGKFKGRVPTAKRKQKQIIELAKEGLKPSQIAKQLGIGVASVYRYRDA, encoded by the coding sequence ATGGAAATAGGTTACGCAAGAACCTCGACAGATCACCAGAAATACTCTTTGGAAGATCAAATCGAGAAACTTACCCAAACAGGGTGCGAGAAGATCTTCTCTGAAGAAGTTTCAAGTGTTTCTAATAAACGACCAGAGTTCTCAAAGGCAATTGAGTTCGCACGAGATGGTGACACTCTCGTTGTTACCACCTTGTCTAGATTTGCTCGGTCAATCTGTGATCTCTGGAAAAATGTCGAAAAACTTGAGGCAAAAGGTGTGTCTTTTAAGATCCTCGATATGAATCTAGATACCAAAACCCCAACTGGAAAACTTCTCCTGTCGATGTTGGGTGCAGTCTACCAGTTTGAAAGGGAAATTCTTCTGGAACGGCAAATGGTAGGTATTGAGAAGGCAAAACGAGAAGGTAAGTTCAAAGGTCGTGTCCCAACTGCGAAACGCAAACAGAAACAGATCATAGAACTTGCAAAAGAAGGTCTAAAACCAAGTCAGATTGCAAAACAGTTGGGTATAGGTGTCGCCTCTGTCTATCGTTACAGAGATGCCTAG
- a CDS encoding N-formylglutamate amidohydrolase translates to MNCVFHIPHASTVIPEEYLQHFLLNDEKLNEEILKMTDHYTDQLFEFDTITQKTLKFPVSRLLVDPERFVSDSEEVMSKVGMGCIYEKTHNGKSLKHGSKIRDELIRRYYQPHHERFTDMVDECLKLNSKCLIVDCHSFPKNPLPYELIQEPNRAEICIGTDGFHTPDWLSKHLVDDFRDSGFSVAINKPFSGSIVPTAHWQRKKEVSSVMIEIRRDLYMNEETGEKSDNFAMVKEVIFNAISNLT, encoded by the coding sequence ATGAATTGTGTTTTTCATATTCCCCATGCGTCGACTGTTATTCCAGAAGAATACCTGCAGCACTTCTTGCTCAACGACGAAAAATTGAACGAAGAAATTCTTAAAATGACTGACCATTACACAGATCAGTTATTTGAGTTTGACACTATCACCCAAAAAACTCTCAAGTTTCCTGTTTCTAGGTTGCTGGTAGATCCAGAGAGGTTTGTTTCTGACTCAGAAGAAGTGATGAGCAAAGTAGGTATGGGTTGCATTTATGAGAAGACGCATAACGGTAAATCACTCAAACATGGATCAAAAATTCGTGATGAATTGATCAGAAGGTATTATCAACCACATCATGAGAGATTCACCGATATGGTTGATGAATGTCTCAAGTTAAATTCCAAATGCTTGATAGTCGATTGTCATAGTTTTCCTAAAAACCCCTTGCCCTATGAATTGATACAGGAACCTAACCGTGCAGAAATATGTATTGGCACTGATGGTTTTCATACTCCGGATTGGTTGTCCAAGCATTTAGTGGATGATTTTAGAGACTCAGGGTTCTCAGTCGCAATAAACAAACCTTTCTCTGGTTCAATTGTTCCAACTGCCCATTGGCAACGCAAAAAAGAAGTAAGTTCAGTGATGATAGAGATTCGCCGAGATCTATACATGAATGAAGAAACAGGTGAAAAGTCAGATAATTTTGCTATGGTAAAAGAAGTTATTTTTAATGCAATTTCAAATCTTACATAA
- a CDS encoding site-specific DNA-methyltransferase, whose product MKLNDNEIRDITRCLEEGKPLPDKYRFMLFGDDREIELVWNGKSGDVTNVVLPFQTIEHIDEPRPEKDVAAQPDLFDLATGRQLKGWTNKLIWGDNKFILSSLKNGPLREEIEANGGIKLIYIDPPFDVGADFTMGVEIGEEIFEKESNVLEEIAYRDTWGKGQDSFISMLYERLILLKDLLAPDGAIYVHCDYRVSAYVRLILSEIFGEGSFRNQIIWKRTSAHNDPARYGIIDDHIYFFSKSATDWIWTDHRTEYQDWYVERYYRYQDEKTGKRFLSRDVTAPSHGSDAGVYEWKGKYPPKGRMWAYTKDKMKQMDEAERLFYTSNGIPRLKQYLDEMDGASIQTIWDDILPIVSWSDERSGYPTQKPEALVDRIIQASTNEDDIVCDFFIGSGTTAAVAEKLGRKWICSDLGKFSIHTARKRLIGVQRELKKEGKNYRAFEVLNLGKYEREFFVSGLSELDEKAEQQVENNRELAFNSLILQAYQAEPVSGFRTFRGKKNNRVIAIGPVNMPISRLFAEQVVAECVEKGITKADLLAFEFEMGLFPSIQDEASNKGVDLVLKHIPKEVFDKRAVDRGEAKFHDVAYIDVRAHIDGNNVAIELTNYSVFYTQGITSLTEENLKSGKSQVVVENGQVLKISKDKDGITNPRESLTKNWHDWVDYWSIDFDYASKKEIIHERDPNTGEDVPKWTGSYIFENEWQSFRTRQDRSIELKSVPYELPPGRRKIAVKVVDIFGNDTMKVIEVTIGGKI is encoded by the coding sequence ATGAAATTGAACGATAACGAGATACGAGATATCACCCGCTGTTTAGAAGAGGGCAAACCCTTGCCAGACAAATATCGGTTTATGTTGTTTGGCGATGATAGGGAAATTGAACTTGTTTGGAATGGCAAGTCAGGTGATGTCACCAATGTTGTCCTCCCTTTCCAGACTATCGAGCACATTGATGAACCTCGTCCAGAAAAGGATGTTGCCGCGCAACCCGATCTCTTTGATCTCGCAACGGGTCGTCAACTGAAGGGTTGGACAAACAAACTGATTTGGGGTGATAACAAATTCATTTTGTCGTCTCTCAAAAATGGTCCTTTGCGAGAAGAGATTGAGGCAAATGGCGGCATCAAACTGATATACATCGACCCTCCCTTTGATGTTGGCGCAGACTTCACTATGGGCGTTGAGATTGGCGAAGAGATTTTTGAAAAAGAGTCAAACGTATTGGAAGAAATTGCTTATCGAGACACTTGGGGAAAGGGTCAAGACTCATTTATTTCAATGCTTTATGAACGGTTGATCCTTCTGAAGGATTTGCTTGCGCCTGACGGTGCAATATACGTTCATTGCGATTATCGAGTTAGCGCCTACGTCCGACTTATACTCAGTGAAATTTTTGGAGAAGGGTCATTTCGCAATCAAATAATTTGGAAAAGAACCAGCGCGCACAATGATCCCGCCAGATATGGGATTATCGATGACCATATTTATTTTTTCTCCAAATCTGCGACTGATTGGATTTGGACCGACCATCGCACCGAATATCAAGACTGGTATGTTGAGAGATATTACCGTTATCAAGATGAGAAAACAGGGAAAAGATTTTTGTCCCGAGATGTCACAGCGCCGTCTCATGGCAGTGATGCAGGAGTATATGAGTGGAAGGGCAAATATCCCCCAAAAGGACGAATGTGGGCATATACCAAAGACAAAATGAAACAAATGGACGAAGCAGAAAGACTTTTTTATACGTCAAATGGCATTCCAAGATTAAAGCAGTATCTCGATGAAATGGATGGTGCTTCCATCCAAACTATTTGGGATGATATTCTGCCGATAGTTTCGTGGTCTGATGAGCGTTCTGGATATCCCACCCAAAAACCTGAGGCGTTAGTGGATCGGATCATTCAGGCATCCACTAACGAAGATGATATTGTGTGCGACTTCTTCATAGGTTCAGGCACTACAGCGGCGGTAGCAGAAAAATTAGGTAGAAAATGGATATGTTCAGACCTTGGTAAATTCTCCATTCATACTGCTAGAAAACGCCTTATTGGTGTGCAAAGAGAACTCAAAAAAGAGGGCAAAAACTATCGTGCTTTTGAGGTTCTTAATCTTGGTAAATATGAGCGAGAATTCTTTGTTTCGGGACTGTCTGAACTTGATGAAAAGGCAGAACAGCAGGTTGAAAACAACCGTGAACTCGCATTCAATTCTCTAATCCTTCAAGCGTATCAGGCGGAACCCGTTTCTGGTTTTCGCACCTTTCGTGGAAAAAAGAATAATCGTGTGATTGCAATTGGTCCGGTGAATATGCCTATTTCGCGTCTGTTCGCTGAGCAGGTTGTTGCCGAATGCGTTGAAAAGGGCATTACAAAGGCAGACTTGCTTGCTTTTGAATTTGAGATGGGTCTGTTTCCAAGCATTCAGGATGAGGCATCCAACAAAGGTGTCGATCTTGTCCTTAAACACATTCCCAAAGAGGTGTTTGATAAGCGCGCTGTCGATCGTGGCGAGGCGAAGTTTCACGATGTCGCGTATATCGATGTGCGGGCGCATATCGATGGAAATAATGTCGCCATTGAACTCACCAATTATTCTGTTTTTTACACACAGGGAATTACATCACTGACTGAAGAAAACCTAAAAAGCGGTAAAAGTCAGGTTGTCGTTGAAAATGGTCAGGTGCTTAAAATCAGCAAAGACAAGGACGGTATTACCAACCCTCGTGAATCTCTCACCAAAAACTGGCACGATTGGGTAGACTATTGGTCTATTGACTTTGACTACGCGTCTAAAAAAGAAATAATTCATGAACGTGACCCAAATACGGGTGAGGATGTCCCAAAATGGACAGGGTCATATATTTTTGAGAACGAATGGCAGTCCTTTAGAACGCGGCAAGACAGATCGATTGAATTGAAGTCTGTTCCATATGAACTTCCCCCTGGACGAAGAAAGATCGCTGTAAAAGTTGTTGATATTTTTGGCAACGACACCATGAAAGTGATTGAAGTGACAATAGGAGGGAAAATCTAA
- a CDS encoding DUF3293 domain-containing protein, producing MSDIKTVLPSELVAAYEATNFEVNYETPFVLKVGVLSEDLQSMLSKFDHNTGCFITAYNPESIEKTLVENESSQEQLYSDLSALNCKIFTGFGADPDGNWEGEPSYFAIGISKENAQRLGKKYRQNAIVWCDERCIPELLLLR from the coding sequence ATGAGTGATATTAAAACCGTATTACCGAGTGAATTAGTTGCAGCATACGAAGCAACAAATTTTGAGGTAAATTATGAAACACCATTTGTTCTTAAAGTAGGAGTATTGAGCGAAGACCTCCAATCAATGCTCTCAAAATTCGATCACAACACCGGTTGCTTCATTACGGCATACAATCCAGAAAGTATTGAGAAAACACTCGTTGAAAACGAGTCTTCGCAAGAACAACTCTATTCTGATTTATCGGCACTAAATTGCAAAATTTTTACTGGTTTTGGAGCAGATCCAGATGGTAACTGGGAGGGAGAACCAAGTTACTTTGCGATCGGCATTTCAAAAGAGAATGCACAGCGTTTAGGCAAAAAATACCGACAAAACGCGATTGTTTGGTGTGATGAAAGATGTATTCCAGAATTATTATTATTGCGATAA
- a CDS encoding PD-(D/E)XK nuclease family protein has product MIDLKRNSKKELVPATGKRVRASSIYKPNQSEDFKISRGKFSDFLTCPRCFYMDRVMGLDSPGTPGWTLNETTDLLLKKEFDECRATQTPHRLFLENGLEHLVPFQHPDMDKWRDSLRHGLMTRFLDTNIILTGGVDDIWQNTESGKLVVADYKSQANTKELEPNSYLSDPYKEGYKVQMDFYAYLLQQMGFEVEDTAYFLVCNADRMANGFYGEMKFQEVLIPYKWNSDWIHGKVIEMINLLNDNKMPAANPSCKNCAYARQRAIFEG; this is encoded by the coding sequence TTGATAGACTTAAAGAGAAACAGTAAGAAAGAATTAGTGCCTGCGACCGGTAAAAGAGTTCGCGCATCATCTATCTACAAACCCAATCAAAGCGAAGACTTCAAGATTAGTAGAGGTAAGTTTTCTGACTTTCTTACCTGTCCTCGATGTTTCTATATGGACAGGGTGATGGGGTTAGATTCGCCTGGAACGCCCGGATGGACGCTAAACGAAACCACCGACCTTCTTCTCAAAAAAGAATTTGATGAGTGTCGTGCAACTCAAACACCTCACCGCTTGTTTCTGGAAAATGGATTGGAGCACCTCGTTCCATTCCAACATCCAGACATGGACAAATGGCGGGATTCACTTCGCCATGGTTTGATGACACGGTTTTTGGATACCAACATCATCCTGACAGGTGGCGTTGATGATATCTGGCAGAATACTGAAAGCGGCAAACTGGTTGTTGCAGACTACAAGTCACAAGCGAACACCAAAGAACTAGAACCTAATTCATACCTCTCAGATCCATATAAAGAGGGTTACAAGGTTCAGATGGACTTCTACGCCTATCTTCTTCAGCAGATGGGGTTTGAAGTTGAAGACACCGCTTATTTCCTTGTTTGTAACGCAGATAGAATGGCAAACGGTTTTTACGGTGAGATGAAGTTTCAGGAGGTTTTAATACCTTATAAATGGAACTCAGACTGGATTCATGGCAAGGTTATTGAAATGATAAATTTACTAAATGATAACAAAATGCCAGCAGCGAACCCAAGTTGTAAGAATTGTGCATATGCGCGGCAAAGAGCGATATTTGAGGGATAA
- a CDS encoding tetratricopeptide repeat protein — MTNDDIKKISKDSDPDAQFELGFKNYMGVELIHGKRAYVDHETAFNCFKIAAEKEHPKALYYLARMFEKGEHVNADPNESLKYYQKSSKAGFGPASAFLGLQFDSGKQVKRDVEKAFQYFELAIQQGEESANYFKGKYLLNGELKGGKQTKDGIRCLEISAQKGYVPAQFDLGMLYMDGVDALQNYEKGIYWLTEAAKKDNQKAQNKLAHCYYYGIGVDVNMNGAYGWWRRAAEPLNGALPSAEALMNCGICNMTGKGAEKDVSGAENYLLKASRLGLPHAQFCLGILYKDHDVKIQAHAWLNIAATGKHENAIKERNQLEKNMTPLEVREAQQIAEKIANQEINGITAVSTENIRSNGKDVVEKLKKLGFFVQDQELLESLGGNPNALSDEEFEAVFGESRD; from the coding sequence ATGACCAATGATGACATCAAGAAAATATCAAAAGATTCAGACCCTGACGCTCAATTTGAATTGGGATTTAAGAACTACATGGGCGTTGAACTTATTCATGGTAAGCGTGCGTATGTAGACCACGAGACAGCGTTTAACTGTTTTAAAATTGCTGCGGAAAAAGAACACCCAAAAGCATTATATTATCTCGCGCGAATGTTTGAAAAAGGTGAGCACGTAAACGCTGACCCCAACGAATCTCTTAAATATTATCAAAAATCATCAAAGGCAGGATTTGGTCCTGCTTCTGCCTTTCTGGGTCTGCAATTTGACTCTGGAAAACAGGTAAAAAGAGATGTGGAGAAAGCGTTTCAGTATTTTGAATTGGCGATACAACAGGGCGAAGAATCAGCAAATTATTTCAAAGGAAAATATTTACTTAATGGAGAATTAAAAGGTGGAAAACAAACAAAAGACGGCATTCGCTGCCTCGAAATTTCCGCACAGAAGGGTTATGTTCCAGCACAGTTTGACCTTGGCATGCTGTATATGGATGGTGTTGACGCCCTTCAAAATTATGAAAAAGGGATATACTGGTTAACAGAAGCAGCAAAAAAAGATAACCAAAAAGCGCAAAACAAACTTGCTCACTGTTACTATTACGGCATCGGTGTAGATGTGAACATGAATGGTGCTTACGGGTGGTGGAGAAGAGCAGCGGAACCTTTGAATGGAGCATTACCATCTGCAGAGGCGCTTATGAATTGTGGTATTTGTAACATGACTGGAAAGGGTGCCGAAAAAGATGTTAGCGGAGCGGAAAACTATCTTTTGAAAGCATCAAGATTAGGGTTACCTCATGCACAATTTTGTTTAGGTATACTCTATAAAGACCATGACGTTAAAATTCAGGCACATGCCTGGTTGAACATCGCAGCAACTGGCAAACATGAAAATGCAATTAAGGAAAGAAACCAGTTAGAAAAAAATATGACCCCGCTTGAAGTAAGAGAAGCGCAACAAATTGCTGAGAAAATCGCAAATCAAGAAATAAATGGTATAACCGCTGTATCCACAGAAAATATTAGAAGTAACGGCAAGGACGTTGTTGAAAAACTCAAAAAACTTGGTTTTTTTGTTCAAGACCAAGAACTATTAGAATCGCTGGGTGGAAACCCAAATGCTCTATCTGATGAAGAGTTTGAAGCAGTCTTTGGGGAGAGTAGGGATTAA
- a CDS encoding DEAD/DEAH box helicase, with the protein MAMHKDFPTSPHEILKPDVRWFPADETLRDTSYEKLMPPLVPELRQKVFEWRNNGYPDVSDTSRTLLNWWFKTPHPIPHADGTIGNFEYYFAQRESVETVIYLHEFVKVKDKHDLLRFDTRGVVPPKLIEETWRRYVVKMATGSGKTKTMSLLLAWSYFHKKYEEDSDLSKNFLVIAPNIIVLDRLRTDFDGLKIFSEDPVLPDNGTDGRNWRSDFQLTLHIQDEVGPLNSNGNIFLTNIHRVYDDKTPAPTAEDENSMDYFLGKKPQGKTTDSGVDLGRIIRDIDELVVINDEAHHIHDSKLTWFKSIGDIHNKLKQKGSQLALQIDVTATPKHNNGAIFVQTIADYPLVEAITQNVVKHPVLPDSPSRSKLSEKQSSVFTEKYGDYINLGVTEWRKVYPEHEKLGKKAVLFVMTDDTKNCDAVAEYLETTFPEFKDAVLTIHTNRNGEISESASSKASKDELEKLRKQSNEIDSWSSPYKAIVSVLMLKEGWDVRNVTTIVGLRAFAAPSNILPEQTLGRGLRRMYPGSSGEEYVSVVGTEAFMDFVESIQTEGVELEKRAMGTGTEPVAPMIIEVEEDGGKDIDKLDIEIPVLTPRAVREYKNLNDLDLDTLQFQISDYYQYSEEEQREIVFRDITTDEVTHTTVLDGAISTDYRSVIGYFAQTILKDLRLYAAYDVLYPKVQEFVQDKLFGKFVDLEDANTLRNLSEPNASRTIFETFKSAINALTIRDTGNAEIRDSIKIRNVRPFVVKDQKNITAKKSVFNKIVGDSVLELRFAQFLERVPDVVSYAKNYTQVNFKIDYIDATGNIANYIPDFLVKVSDTKTFVVETKGLEDLDDPLKIKRLRQWCADVNASHSDVEFDFVYVDQEKFDRLTGADGRSQNELATFSDLVSSFTAYKE; encoded by the coding sequence ATGGCAATGCATAAAGACTTCCCAACATCGCCACATGAAATTCTAAAACCTGATGTTCGTTGGTTTCCTGCAGATGAGACTTTGCGTGACACATCTTATGAAAAACTTATGCCTCCATTGGTGCCTGAGTTACGCCAAAAAGTCTTTGAATGGCGCAATAATGGATATCCTGATGTAAGTGATACCAGTAGAACACTGTTGAACTGGTGGTTCAAAACTCCGCATCCAATTCCTCATGCTGACGGCACTATTGGTAATTTTGAATATTACTTTGCGCAACGTGAGTCTGTTGAGACGGTTATATATCTGCATGAATTTGTGAAGGTTAAGGACAAGCATGATCTTTTGCGTTTTGACACTCGCGGGGTTGTTCCACCAAAATTGATTGAAGAGACATGGCGACGCTATGTTGTAAAAATGGCAACAGGTAGTGGCAAGACAAAGACCATGAGTCTTCTCCTTGCATGGTCTTATTTTCACAAAAAATATGAAGAAGACTCCGATCTTTCAAAAAATTTCCTTGTCATCGCACCAAACATTATCGTTCTGGATCGACTCAGAACTGATTTTGATGGGTTGAAGATTTTCTCTGAAGATCCTGTGTTACCTGACAATGGGACTGACGGACGAAACTGGCGCAGTGATTTTCAACTCACTCTACATATCCAAGATGAGGTCGGTCCGTTAAATTCAAACGGCAATATTTTTCTTACCAACATCCATCGCGTTTATGATGACAAAACGCCAGCACCAACTGCTGAAGATGAAAACTCGATGGATTACTTCCTTGGTAAAAAACCACAGGGAAAAACCACAGATTCGGGTGTTGATTTAGGTCGCATTATTCGTGATATCGATGAACTTGTGGTCATCAATGATGAAGCGCATCACATCCACGACAGTAAATTGACATGGTTCAAATCGATCGGTGACATCCATAACAAACTTAAACAAAAGGGTTCACAACTGGCGTTGCAAATAGATGTGACTGCGACGCCTAAGCACAACAATGGTGCGATATTCGTGCAAACCATTGCGGATTATCCATTGGTTGAAGCAATCACGCAAAATGTTGTGAAACACCCAGTTCTTCCAGACTCACCTAGTCGCTCAAAACTATCTGAAAAACAAAGTTCGGTCTTCACTGAAAAATATGGCGACTACATCAATCTTGGTGTGACTGAGTGGCGCAAGGTCTATCCAGAGCATGAAAAACTTGGAAAGAAAGCAGTCTTGTTCGTTATGACCGACGACACCAAGAACTGTGATGCTGTTGCAGAGTATCTAGAAACCACATTCCCTGAGTTCAAAGATGCCGTTCTGACAATTCATACCAATCGGAATGGTGAAATTAGCGAAAGCGCCTCATCTAAAGCGTCTAAAGATGAATTGGAAAAACTTAGAAAACAATCTAACGAGATCGATAGTTGGTCTTCCCCCTATAAGGCGATTGTTTCGGTTCTGATGCTCAAAGAAGGGTGGGACGTCAGAAATGTTACAACTATCGTTGGTCTAAGAGCATTTGCTGCACCGTCAAATATCTTACCAGAACAGACACTTGGGCGCGGGTTAAGGCGAATGTATCCAGGAAGCAGTGGTGAAGAATATGTGAGTGTCGTTGGCACCGAAGCATTTATGGATTTTGTTGAGTCCATTCAGACAGAGGGCGTCGAACTTGAAAAACGGGCAATGGGAACAGGCACTGAACCCGTTGCACCAATGATAATTGAGGTTGAAGAAGATGGCGGCAAAGATATCGACAAGTTAGATATTGAAATTCCAGTCCTCACTCCTCGTGCTGTTCGCGAGTATAAAAATTTGAATGATCTTGATCTTGATACCCTTCAATTTCAGATTTCAGATTATTATCAATATTCTGAAGAAGAGCAGCGGGAAATAGTGTTTCGAGACATAACAACTGATGAAGTTACACATACCACAGTATTGGATGGTGCAATCTCAACAGACTACCGCAGTGTCATTGGTTATTTTGCACAAACCATTCTAAAGGATCTTCGTTTATATGCCGCCTACGATGTTCTGTATCCAAAAGTGCAGGAGTTTGTTCAGGATAAACTATTTGGAAAATTTGTTGATTTAGAAGATGCTAACACACTCCGTAATTTGAGCGAACCAAATGCATCGCGAACAATATTTGAGACATTCAAATCAGCGATCAATGCACTAACCATCAGAGATACTGGTAATGCAGAAATTCGTGACAGCATAAAAATTCGCAATGTCCGTCCATTTGTTGTTAAGGATCAAAAGAACATCACAGCGAAAAAGTCTGTCTTCAATAAAATCGTTGGTGATAGCGTCCTTGAGTTACGATTTGCACAGTTCTTGGAGCGTGTCCCTGATGTGGTGTCCTACGCTAAGAACTACACACAAGTAAATTTCAAAATTGACTACATTGATGCAACTGGAAACATTGCTAATTACATCCCAGATTTTCTGGTGAAGGTTTCTGACACAAAGACATTCGTAGTTGAAACCAAAGGTCTTGAGGACTTGGATGACCCTCTAAAGATTAAGAGACTGCGTCAGTGGTGTGCTGATGTTAATGCATCGCATTCAGATGTAGAGTTTGATTTCGTTTATGTGGATCAGGAAAAGTTCGACAGACTAACTGGTGCGGATGGAAGATCACAAAACGAACTTGCCACCTTCTCAGACCTTGTTTCAAGTTTCACTGCTTACAAGGAGTAG